A segment of the Streptococcus dysgalactiae subsp. dysgalactiae genome:
TATTATTTAGTGGACTTGGTGCGATGATGGTAAGTTTAGTGATTCGAGAATTGCATAAAGGTCCTGAACACGAAGAGGCGCACTTATCAGTAGCCAGTCAATCTTCTATTGATCCATTTGAGAAGGGGGCATATTAAATGATGGCGTTACAATTCTTTTGGTTCTTTCTTATCGGTCTCTTGTTTGCAGGATTTTTCTTCTTAGAAGGTTTTGATTTTGGCGTTGGGATGGCTGTGCAAACCTTAGCCCATAATGAGCATGAAAAAGATCAGATTGTCGAAACTATAGGCCCTGTATGGGATGGTAATGAGGTCTGGTTGTTAACGGCAGGTGGTGCTATGTTTGCCTCATTCCCTTATTGGTATGCCTCATTATTTAGTGGTTATTACCTGATTCTACTAACCATTTTGTGTGGTCTGATTATTCGCGGGGTTTCCTTTGAATTTAGACACAAGGTTCCAGCGGAGCAAAAAAACATTTGGAATTGAACCCTAACCATTGGTTCAGCCCTTGTTCCCTTCTTCTTTGGGGTTATGTTTATTAGTTTGATTCAGGGTGTACCTCTTGATGCTAAAGGAAATATGATGGCTCACTTTGGGGATTATATTAATTTCTTTTCACTTGTTGGTGGGGTGGCTGTGTTACTCTTATCTTACTTGCATGGTTTGAATTACATCAGCTTAAAAACGACTGATCCTGTTAGGGATTGGGCTCGTAATTATGCAGCCTTTTTATACTGGGTCTTGTACCTTGGCTTGCTTGTTTTTGCCATTCTTTTGTTCCTCAAAACAGATTTTTTTAGCCAACATGCTTTAGGAACACTAGTTTTATTGGTCGTGATTGTGGCTTTGTCCCTTTTTGCGCATGCTAGTGTCTTTAAGCAACATGAAATGTCTGCTTTTATAGCAAGTGGGCTGACCTTTGTTGCTTTGGTCGCGCTCTTATTCCAAGGACTTTTCCCAAGGGTTGCGAGGCATTGATACCTTGACATTTTTTGGTATTAGCAAGCGTTATGGCAAAAGCATTTATCGTAGCAGTGAAGCTTTTCGTAAGGCAACCATGAGTAGTTTAAGGATAGGGATTATATCTACTTTTGCCTTGGATTTTTTCTCAACCTTGTCGATTGCCGTTGTTGCTATTCTTTTGGGACTTCGTTTGATTAAAGGAGAAATCTTACTCTTTCCAGCCTTGACGGTGCTGATTTTGTCACCAGAATATTTTTTACCAGTGCGTGATTTTTCTAGTGATTACCATGCGACTTTGGATGGTAAAAATGCCTTTCAGGCTATTCAGAAGATTCTTAATCGTCCAAGTCATCGTAAGGCGCAACTAAAGCTTCCAAGATGGAGTACCGACAGTCAGTTGGTCTTAGATAATATTGCCATTCAGTATGGGGATAAAGATTTACTCGAAGGAACTCACTTTGCTGTCAGTGGTTTTCAAAAAGTTGGCATTATTGGGATGAGTGGTTCAGGGAAAACCAGTCTGATTAATCTCTTGAGTGGCTTTTTAGAAACGAGTGCTGGTCAAATTCGTTTGGGAGATCAAGTGCTTGATGAACTAAATCAGGAGGCTTGGCGTCAGCAGTTATTGTATATTCCTCAAAATCCATATGTTTTTGAAAGTAGTCTGAGAAACAACATAACCTTTTACACACCAGATGCCAGTGATCAGGAAGTTTGGGAAGCCATTCGTGTGGTTGGTTTGGAAGAATTGGTAACAGAATTGCCAGACGGTTTGGACACACGCATCGGAAATGGGGCAAGGCCCCTAAGTGGTGGTCAGGCACAACGGATTGCCCTAGCGCGCGCTTTTTTTAGATAAGAACCGTCGCGTTATGATTTTTGATGAACCAACTGCCCATCTTGATATTGAGACAGAACTAGAACTGAAAGAAAAAATGATTCCTTTAATGGAAAACCGTTTAGTCTTTTTTGCAACACATCGGTTGCACTGGCTTAATCAGATGGATGTGATTTTAGTGCTTGAAGACGGTCGCTTGGTTGAAATGGGAGATTATAGTAGCCTTATTGCTCAAAAAGGCAAGTTGTATCAGTCGACAGCAGCTATGGGAGGTGATGTGTGATGAAAATTCCTTTATGTGATTCCCTGAAGCATGATGACTGGGTAAAATCCTATTTGAAACAATACCGAATCCCACTGGTTTTAGCCCTGTTTTTAGGATTTTGTACCTTCTTTTCAGCTGCGGCTTTGATGTTTAACTCTGGCTTTTTAATTAGCAAATCGGCTTCTTTGCCGACTAATGTTTTGTTGGTTTACATTCCCATTGTTTTGACCCGTGCCTTTGGAATAGGACGTCCTGTCTTCAGGTATTTGGAACGTTTGACAAGCCATAACTGGGTGTTAAAAATGACCTCTAATCTTCGTTTAAAGCTTTATGAAGCTATTGAACAAGATGCTGTTTTTATGAAGCGTGATTATCGCTTGGGAGATGTGATGGGGTTACTGGCTGAAGATATTAATCATCTTCAGAACCTCTACTTACGAACAATTTTTCCAACCATTATTGCTTGGTTGCTCTATTTTTGCTATTATTATCGGACTTGGATTTTTCTCTCCTTTCTTTGCCATTATGATGGCGCTCTATTTTTTAATTATTTTAGTGCTATTTCCTTTGTGATCTGTGGTGGTTAATGGAGCTAGGCAAAAGCGGGAAAAGGCTTTGAAGAATGCACTGTATACAGACCTAACTGATAATGTGATGGGGATTTCTGATTGGATTTTTAGCCAACGGGGACAGGATTATGTGCAGTTGCATGAGGCTTCTCAAGCAGACTTACAAGCCGTGCAGCAACAAATGCGTCATTTTCATCATGTACGAAGTTTGTTATTTGAATTGGTATTTGGATTTCTAGTGGTCTTAACCATTATTTGGACCTCAATGACCTTTTCTGGGGATCATGGTGGTCAAGCCAATTGGATTGCGGCGTTTGTCTTATCTGTCTTTCCTTTGGTGGATGCCTTTGCTGGTTTATCGGTAGCAAGTCAAGAGACGAATGTCTACGCTGACTCAATTAGTCGTCTCAATGACCTACCTCACCCGAAAGAAAGCGAAACACAAGCTTTATCACCTCAGGTACCTCTTGATTTTCATATTGAGAATCTGACATTTCGTTATGGGCCAGAGGAGAAAAAAGTCTTGGATCAGTTTAGTCTGGACATTAAGACTGGTGAGAAATTAGCTATTCTAGGTCGTAGCGGCTCTGGGAAAAGCACTTTAGCGACTCTTTTACGTGGTGATTTACTTGCTGAAGAAGGCCAAATCTTGTTAGGAGGTGTTCCTGTGACCCAATTAGGTAATCAGGTTGCTGAATATATTGGTGTTATCCAACAGGCTCCTTATCTCTTCAACACAACACTGCTTAATAACTTGCGTTTGGGAAATGAAGATGCCAGCTTATCTCAGGTTTGGGAGGTTTTAGACCGTGTTGGCCTGCGTAAAATGGTAGAGCAGTTACCAGATGGCTTGAACACTATGGTTGATGAAGCAGGCTTGCGTTTTTCAGGCGGGGAAAGACATCGTTTAGCTTTGGCTCGTATTTTACTGCAAGAAAGCCCAATTGTTATATTGGATGAACCAACTGTTGGGCTAGATCCCATTACTGAAAAAACTTGTTAGTCACTTTTATGGAAGCTTTGGAAGGTAAGACCTTAATTTGGATTACCCATCATTTGAAAGGGATTGAACATGCTGATCGTGTGATTTTCTTAGAAGGTGGTAAACTTGAAATGGTAGGAACTCCAAAGCAACTCTATGCTACCAGTGACAGGTATCGTCACCTGAAAGCCATTGATGATGGCAAGTGGTAATACAATAACAAAGAAGCCTGAGACAGCGTGTTATGCTGTTTCAGGCTTCTTTGGGTTTTAAAACTTAGATATGACGTTTAAGCAGGTTATCTGTTAATTGCAGCAGTTGCTTTTGAGCTTTGATTTTTGGTAATTGTTTGATGTCAATGATAGCTTTTTCGGTAAAGCGTCTTGCGAGTTGCCGAGAAGCTTCAATACCACCAATGTCTATAACTTTTTGGGAGACTAATTGTCGCTCTGCTAGGGTGATTGCTCTGCCTTTATCAAGGAGAGGTTTGAAACTTGTTGGTTTTTTTGTAGGGCAAAAAGGAGAGGCAAACTATAAACACCTGTTGTTAGGTCTTCCAAGACAGGTTTGTTAAAGGTATTCTGATCTGCGGTATAGTCTAAAATATCGTCTAAAATCTGAAAGGCCATACCTATATTAAAGCCGATTCTACCAGCTAAAGCGACAATTTTGCCATCTGCTCCTCCAAAATACGCTCCTTCTTTACTTGCTAGTCTAAAAAGTTCTGCTGTTTTACCAGAAATAGAATAGAGATAGCTACGGATGGTTTGTTCTTGATTAAATTGTAGATGCATTTGGTTAAGCTCACCCATTAAAATTTTCTTCATGGTTTTGGCGTTTACCGTCATGTAAGGAGTATCTGCCATGCTTTCTAAAATTAACTCAAAAAAGACGGTGAAGAGTAAGTCCCCAGTATAAACAGCGACATCTTTCCCAAATTGACTTTGAATGGTTTCTTGCCCTCGTCTGAGAGGCGAATCATCGACAATGTCATCGTGGATGAGGGTTGCCATGTGTAGAATTTCAAGTGAAGTAGCAATTTTAAGCAGTTTGTCTTCATCCACAGATTCTTCTTGTCCAAATTCTGAGAAAAGATAGAAGAAAGCAGGACGGAGGTATTTTCCCCCTGCGGTGCTGAGGTCAACAATAGCAGTTTCGATAGCGGGGTTTCTAACTGCGACTCGTTTGTCAATTAAGGCACAGATTTTGTTAATTTTGGCCTGCATACGAGGGTTTTTGCTCTAAAACGAAGACATAGTGTGCTCCTTGGTTACTTTATTTCTTTATTTTACCGTATTTAAAGCACTATTACTAGGATTAGAATTAAGAAATCTTTTGCTTTTTAGAGGGGATTAAGAGAAGTCTATTTTTAGAAGCGATTTTACGAATGGATAGATAAGATCATTTCAAAATACGAGAAGGAGACTTGCTTTAGAAAGAATACATTTATTTGAATTTTTCTCGAGGTTTGTGTATATTTGTTAGTGTAACGACAATAGAGTAAGGAGTATTATGGTGACAATCATTGAGAGAGCTCCTGCAAAAATCAATTTAGGGCTGGATATTCAGGGAAAACGCTCAGATGGATATCATGATTTGTCCATGGTTATGGTTAGTATTGACTTATGCGACTATGTGACTGTTGATCATTTGGACGAGGACAGGATTGTTTTTTCATCCAATTGTCCTAAAATGCCTACTAATCACAACAATAATGTCTATAAGGCTGCTCAGTTAATGAAAGACCGCTTTCAGATTAAAACAGGAGTGTCACTTTTTTTAGAAAAACGCATTCCAGTTTGTGCTGGCATGGGTGGCGGATCGAGCGATGCAGCAGCAACCATCAGAGCATTGAATCAATTATGGCACTTAGATCTCAGTCAGAAAGATATGATTGAAATAGGAATGCAGATTGGTAGTGATGTTCCTTATTGTTTAGTTGCAGGATGTGCCCAAGTGACAGGTAAAGGAGAAGTGGTCAGCCAACTTGCTGGTCAGTTATCGTCTTGGGTGGTTTTGGTAAAACCAGAATTTGGCATTTCAACACGCACAGTATTTTCGGATATTAATTGTGACACCATTTCAAGAGTGTCTATTGCTAATTTGGTTGCTGCGATTGAAGCGGGTGACTATAATGGCATATTGGCTGAAATGGGCAATTCTTTAGAAGATATTTCCATTGCGAAGCATCCCTTTATTCAAAAAATAAAGGACAAAATGATACAATCTGGTGCTGACATTGCCTTGATGACAGGCAGTGGACCAACGGTTTTTGCCCTGTGTCAAACAGAAACGCAGGCTAACCGAGTGGTCAATAGTTTAAAAGGGTTTTGTAAGGAAGTTTATAAGGTGAGAACCCTGTAAATCCGTTCTGGGTTTGCTTCTTTAGGGGCTTCATGTTATAATTAACTGGTTAATGAAAGAGGGTAGTTATGGGGACTTTAGAAAAAAAACTGGATAGTTTAGTAAATGCGATTTTGATGAAGGCTGAAAATCAGCATGAATTATTGTTTGGGGCTTGTCAAAGCGATGTCAAGCTTACCAATACACAAGAACATATCCTAATGTTGTTATCGCAAGAACGTCTGACCAATACAGACTTGGCTAAAAAACTAAATATCAGTCAGGCAGCTGTTACCAAAGCTATTAAAAGTTTGGTGAAACAAGACATGTTAGCAGGGACTAAAGATACTGTCGATGCTAGGGTGACTTATTTTGAACTAACAGAATTAGCTAAACCGATTGCTAAAGAGCATACCCACCATCATGACGAAACCTTAAATGTTTACAGCCGCTTGTTGAAGAAATTCTCCGCAGAAGAACAAGAGGTGGTCGACAAGTTTTTAACAGTTTTCGCGGAGGAATTAGAAGGGTAGTCCATGAGATACATATCAGTGGAAAATCTCTCCTTTCAATATGAGAGTGAGCCTGTTTTAGAAGGCATCACTTACCATTTAGATAGTGGAGAATTTGTCACCATGACTGGCGAAAATGGTGCCGCAAAGTCAACCTTGATTAAGGCGACCTTAGGCATTCTCAAGCCAAAAGTTGGTCAAGTTACCATTGCCAAGAAAAATAAAGATGGTAAAAAATTAAGAATTGCTTATTTGCCACAACAAGTGGCTAGTTTTAATGCTGGTTTTCCCTCTACCGTTTATGAGTTTGTCAAGTCAGGTCGATACCCACGCAGTGGTTGGTTTAGACACTTAAACAAACATGATGAGGAACATGTTCAAGCAAGTCTTGAAGCTGTTGGCATGTGGGAAAGTCGCTATAAGAGAATTGGTAGTTTATCAGGTGGTCAAAAACAACGTGTGGTTATCGCTCGTATGTTTGCTTCTGACCCAGATATTTTTGTGCTAGATGAGCCAACGACAGGAATGGACAGTGGGACAACTGATACTTTCTATGAATTGATGCATCATAGTGCGCATAAACATGGCAAATCGGTATTGATGATTACTCATGATCCCGAAGAAGTAAACGCCTATGCTGATCGCAATATTCATTTGATTAGGAATCAAAAGCTTCCTTGGCGTTGTTTCAACATTCATGATGTTGAAGCGGACGATGATAAAGGAGGTCATGCGCATGCTTGATATTTTGTCTTATGACTTTATGCAACGGGCGGTAATGGCTGTTGTGGCAATCAGTATTTTTGCTCCAATTTTAGGGATTTTTCTCATTTTACGTCGTCAGAGTTTAATGAGTGATACTCTTAGTCACGTTTCTCTAGCTGGGGTAGCTTTTGGGGTGGTTCTTGGGATTTCACCAACTATCACCACTATTATCGTGGTAGTTTTGGCTGCGATTTTACTAGAATACCTGCGTGTTGTTTACAAGCACTATATGGAAATTTCGACGGCTATTTTGATGTCACTTGGTTTGGCCTTGTCCTTGATTATCATGAGTAAGTCTAACAGTTCTTCCAACATGAGTTTGGAACAGTATCTTTTTGGGTCTATTATCACAATTAGCATGGAGCAAGTCATTGCCTTATTTGCTATCGCGGTGATTATTTTGGTTTTGACCATTCTGTTCATTCGTCCAATGTATATTTTGACCTTTGATGAGGACACTGCTTTTGTAGATGGTCTACCTGTTCGCTTGATGTCTGTTCTGTTTAATATTGTGACAGGGGTAGCCATTGCCCTGACTATTCCGGCAGCAGGAGCACTCTTGGTTTCAACGATTATGGTTTTGCCAGCAAGTATTGCCATGAGATTGGGTAAAAATTTCAAATCTGTTATCTTTATTGGTATTGTTATCGGTTTTGTTGGTATGCTTTGTGGTATTTTCCTTTCTTACTATTGGGAAACGCCAGCCAGTGCAACTATTACGATGATTTTCATTAGTATCTTCCTTGTGGTGAACCTTTTGGCGTTGATTCGTAAAAAACTATAAAAAATAAGAGCTTAGAACGACTGTTCTGAGCTCTTTAGTTATTGCTGTTTAGTAAGTTAAGACAGCGTATTTTTTCTTACCACGGCGAACCACAGTTAGTTGGTTGTCGATTTTATCGGTGTCAGACAAGGTATAATCCAACTCTTGAACACGCTCGCCATTAATATAGATGGCACCATTTTGCACATCTTCACGCGCTTGGCGTTTTGATGGCGAAATACCTGCGGTGACAAGCATGTCAACAAGGTTAAGACTGTCTGCGGATTGAACGTGATAATTTGGTACGTTGCTCAATCCTTGTTTTAATTCATTTGCAGAAAGATTTTGGACGTTTCCAGCAAATAACTGCTCGGTAATGTTAAGGGCTTGTTTATAAGCTTCTTCGCCATGAACTAAGGTAACTACTTCACGGGCTAACGTTTTTTGAGCGAGACGTTCGTGACGGGCAGCGTTAAATTGATTTTCAATGTCTGCAATCTCATTTAAAGATAAGAAAGTGAAGATTTTCAAGAAACGCACCGCATCGTCATCCATGACATTTAACCAGAATTGGTACATCTCGTAAGGAGAAGTCTTATCGGCATCAAGCCAGACTGCATTGCCCTCTGATTTCCCGAATTTTTTCCCAGTTGAATCGGTGATGAGTGGTACAGTCATGACATGACAGGTTTTATCAGCTTTCCTGCGCAGCAATTCTGTTCCTGCGGTCATATTGCCCC
Coding sequences within it:
- the ispE gene encoding 4-(cytidine 5'-diphospho)-2-C-methyl-D-erythritol kinase, with protein sequence MVTIIERAPAKINLGLDIQGKRSDGYHDLSMVMVSIDLCDYVTVDHLDEDRIVFSSNCPKMPTNHNNNVYKAAQLMKDRFQIKTGVSLFLEKRIPVCAGMGGGSSDAAATIRALNQLWHLDLSQKDMIEIGMQIGSDVPYCLVAGCAQVTGKGEVVSQLAGQLSSWVVLVKPEFGISTRTVFSDINCDTISRVSIANLVAAIEAGDYNGILAEMGNSLEDISIAKHPFIQKIKDKMIQSGADIALMTGSGPTVFALCQTETQANRVVNSLKGFCKEVYKVRTL
- a CDS encoding zinc-dependent MarR family transcriptional regulator; the encoded protein is MGTLEKKLDSLVNAILMKAENQHELLFGACQSDVKLTNTQEHILMLLSQERLTNTDLAKKLNISQAAVTKAIKSLVKQDMLAGTKDTVDARVTYFELTELAKPIAKEHTHHHDETLNVYSRLLKKFSAEEQEVVDKFLTVFAEELEG
- a CDS encoding metal ABC transporter ATP-binding protein; translation: MRYISVENLSFQYESEPVLEGITYHLDSGEFVTMTGENGAAKSTLIKATLGILKPKVGQVTIAKKNKDGKKLRIAYLPQQVASFNAGFPSTVYEFVKSGRYPRSGWFRHLNKHDEEHVQASLEAVGMWESRYKRIGSLSGGQKQRVVIARMFASDPDIFVLDEPTTGMDSGTTDTFYELMHHSAHKHGKSVLMITHDPEEVNAYADRNIHLIRNQKLPWRCFNIHDVEADDDKGGHAHA
- a CDS encoding metal ABC transporter permease; translation: MLDILSYDFMQRAVMAVVAISIFAPILGIFLILRRQSLMSDTLSHVSLAGVAFGVVLGISPTITTIIVVVLAAILLEYLRVVYKHYMEISTAILMSLGLALSLIIMSKSNSSSNMSLEQYLFGSIITISMEQVIALFAIAVIILVLTILFIRPMYILTFDEDTAFVDGLPVRLMSVLFNIVTGVAIALTIPAAGALLVSTIMVLPASIAMRLGKNFKSVIFIGIVIGFVGMLCGIFLSYYWETPASATITMIFISIFLVVNLLALIRKKL
- the tyrS gene encoding tyrosine--tRNA ligase yields the protein MNIFEELKARGLVFQTTDEEALVKALTEGQVSYYTGYDPTADSLHLGHLVAILTSRRLQLAGHKPYALVGGATGLIGDPSFKDAERSLQTKETVLEWSDKIKGQLSTFLDFENGDNKAELMNNYDWFSQISFIDFLRDVGKYFTVNYMMSKDSVKKRIETGISYTEFAYQIMQGYDFYELNNKHNITLQIGGSDQWGNMTAGTELLRRKADKTCHVMTVPLITDSTGKKFGKSEGNAVWLDADKTSPYEMYQFWLNVMDDDAVRFLKIFTFLSLNEIADIENQFNAARHERLAQKTLAREVVTLVHGEEAYKQALNITEQLFAGNVQNLSANELKQGLSNVPNYHVQSADSLNLVDMLVTAGISPSKRQAREDVQNGAIYINGERVQELDYTLSDTDKIDNQLTVVRRGKKKYAVLTY